Proteins encoded within one genomic window of Parolsenella massiliensis:
- the bsh gene encoding choloylglycine hydrolase yields MCTGVRFTGDAGEMYFGRNLDWSCGYGERVRVMPKGFPASYRFMDDAPAAHAAIGMCVDFNNYPMFFDCGNDVGLAVAGLNFPGYAAYADAPAEGRTNVCAFEFPLWVAANFSNVAEVEAALADVTIVGASAGEGLGVSYLHWIIGDAERSIVVESRADGMHVLDDPVDVLANQPSLEWHLENLRGYITATNDFPATAKWRAADLAPYGAGAGMHGIPGDCYSPSRFVKAAYLNANYPEKVGEHDNVIRMLRTLEGVAMVEGAARMGNGDFEKTLYTSCFSAKTGTYYYTTYDDPAIRHVSLADAAGAPADKLVCPDPSRKW; encoded by the coding sequence ATGTGCACAGGAGTTAGGTTCACCGGAGATGCGGGCGAGATGTACTTTGGCCGCAACCTCGACTGGAGCTGTGGCTACGGCGAGCGCGTGCGCGTCATGCCCAAGGGATTCCCCGCGAGCTACCGCTTCATGGATGACGCCCCGGCGGCGCACGCCGCCATTGGCATGTGTGTCGACTTCAACAACTACCCCATGTTCTTCGACTGCGGCAACGATGTCGGGCTTGCCGTGGCGGGCCTTAACTTCCCCGGCTACGCCGCCTATGCCGACGCCCCGGCAGAGGGTCGCACGAACGTGTGCGCCTTCGAGTTCCCGCTGTGGGTCGCCGCGAACTTCTCGAACGTGGCCGAGGTCGAGGCGGCGCTCGCGGACGTGACGATCGTGGGCGCCTCGGCAGGCGAGGGCCTTGGCGTGTCCTACCTGCACTGGATCATTGGCGACGCCGAGCGCAGCATCGTGGTGGAGAGCCGTGCGGACGGTATGCACGTGCTCGACGACCCCGTTGACGTGCTCGCCAACCAGCCCTCGCTCGAGTGGCACCTGGAGAACCTGCGCGGCTACATCACGGCGACGAACGACTTCCCCGCCACGGCAAAGTGGCGCGCGGCGGACCTCGCTCCCTACGGCGCCGGCGCGGGCATGCACGGCATCCCGGGCGACTGCTACTCGCCGTCTCGCTTCGTGAAGGCCGCCTACCTCAACGCCAACTATCCCGAGAAGGTCGGCGAGCATGACAACGTGATCCGCATGCTTCGCACGCTCGAGGGCGTTGCCATGGTGGAGGGCGCGGCCCGCATGGGCAACGGAGACTTCGAGAAGACGCTCTACACGAGCTGCTTCTCGGCCAAGACGGGCACGTACTACTACACCACCTACGATGACCCCGCGATCCGCCACGTGAGCCTGGCAGACGCCGCGGGCGCACCGGCAGACAAGCTCGTGTGTCCCGATCCCAGCCGCAAGTGGTAG
- the rlmH gene encoding 23S rRNA (pseudouridine(1915)-N(3))-methyltransferase RlmH, translated as MRYAVVAVGKLKEKFWVQACAEYVKRLGAYAKVEMREVADIDPARAGGVEASRAREGQEILAAIPARSHVILLAIDGKQRSSEQFSAHLDELALRGKSDLTFVIGGSDGVSPEVRARANETFSFGPITLPHNLARVVLLEQLYRACKISRGEPYHK; from the coding sequence ATGCGCTACGCCGTCGTTGCCGTGGGCAAGCTCAAGGAGAAGTTCTGGGTCCAGGCCTGCGCCGAGTACGTGAAACGCCTGGGCGCCTACGCAAAGGTCGAGATGCGCGAGGTGGCAGACATCGACCCGGCGCGCGCCGGCGGTGTCGAGGCGAGCCGTGCGCGCGAGGGCCAGGAGATTCTTGCGGCCATTCCTGCGCGCAGCCACGTGATCCTTCTCGCCATCGATGGCAAGCAGCGAAGCAGCGAGCAGTTCTCGGCCCACCTCGACGAGCTGGCGCTTCGCGGCAAGAGCGACCTCACGTTTGTGATAGGCGGCTCGGACGGCGTGTCGCCCGAGGTGCGCGCCCGCGCCAACGAGACGTTCTCGTTTGGCCCCATCACGCTGCCGCACAACCTCGCCCGCGTCGTGCTTCTCGAGCAGCTCTACCGCGCCTGCAAGATCAGCCGCGGCGAGCCTTACCACAAGTAG